Part of the Labilibaculum antarcticum genome, AATTCCGCATCACCCGAGTAGGTATTGTCTTCAAAAACAATGTTCTTAGAGGATTTTACTTTAATCGCCGGATTTTCGGGATAAAGCATAGGGAATGTTCCTGAATTAACAATTGTATTGTTTTTGAATATCAGGTTGTTTGTATTTGAAATTTCGAGAATCAAATTGTCGAAATGATTGATTTTGTTATTTGTGATTTCGATGTTATTAAATGCAATATTTTCATTATCATCATCGGTCTCGAAGCGGATAATACCTCGATTTAATCCACTATGATTACAATCTTGAAATACATTACCAGTAATCTTTATATTGGCACCGTTACCCGATTCGTACCAATGGCCACTTTCAACCGGAATAAGAAGGGCTTCCATTTCCGTACTAAAAAAGTTGTTTCTAATTACTGTTTTCTTTGGTGTAGACAGCAACAATCCTCGAGCTCTGTTTCCGCTGATGATGCAATTTTCAACCAACAATTCAGGGTAAGCGGTCAAATTCTCAATTAAATCACCTACTTGAACTTCTACTGGAAGTTTTTCATTTAAAGTAATAATCTGATACCTTCCATTTATATACTCTGTGCTTTTGATGGTAAGATGATTGTATGGGAAAAACGAATTACTCAATCGTACTAAACCCAATGTGTCCTTAGGTATACCAATTTGAAATCCTTGTTGCTGTGAATGCCCCATGCGTACACCAATACGATAGTCATCCAATACATCTACAATTTTTTGGTAAGTTCCATGAATGTTCGAAGCATCATCCAACTGATTGGTAAGAATACAATTCTTAAGCTCCACTTTTCCTCTGCAACCTACAAAGTGTGTGGCATCAGCTGTTGTCGAAACCATACGTCCATTTGACGGTGTCACATTAAAATGGTCAAGAATTAAATCAGCCGAATTTTCAGCAATTAATCCCATTCCTCCTGCATGATGGACAGTTACATTATTAGCATTAAAACCATAAGTATGAGTGACTCTGAATGCCGGAGCAACACGATTAAAACCTTGTTCTCCCTTTGCTGTTAAGATCATTCCCACTTGTGGCATTTTCTTGCCATGATTATGAATACGAACGACTCCAGGCTTCAATTCCTCAACAAACAAGCGATTTTCACGTCCTAAATTTTTATACTCCGGACTTCTTAAATCAACTTCGTATTTGTATTTAATATTTTCGGTATACCGGGATACGCTTGCTTTCTTTACTGTAGTTAAATTGGTATATGCCTCGGTATTGTAGGCAATTGCTTTTCTTGCAGGATCGAAAAGGATGGTTTGTCCTAAACTATGCTCGTAATATTCTTTAATGAAATAAATCTGATCGTTACGAATCTCATAAGGATATGCTTCAGATATCTGCATATCGAAAGTTTTCTTCACCTCATCATTCGCAATAATTAATCCTTCACTGTAAAAAGGCTCGTGCCAATCAACAGACAAATTCTTCACCGTAATATTTTTACTTTGATCAATTAAAAAAGGAATCATGATTCCATGAAAGATGAAAGTTGAGCCTTGTCCATCGATAGTCAAATTTTTAAAATCGCGAATTGGGAAAGCTGTACTTACCATCACATCGCAATGATTGGATATGTGACAAAATTCTTCTTGTCCTTTATCAGGATAAAAATGATAGGTTCCTTTTTCAAATTTGATTTCCGAAATTGAATTCTCCTTCGCCTGCATAATTCTTGCCAACACAGCAGGAGTTGCATCCTCACTTATGCTGTTGGTGAATAACACCTTTTCTCCTTCTTCTGCACGATTCACCCAACTCACACAAAGTATTACTGCAAGTAATGAGAGTACGCTAACAATTGTTCTGTTTCTTTTCATTCTATATAAAAATTGAATTTTAAATAACCCTAACGATCCAACTTCGACTTCTCTTCTGCAATCGTTAACAGACTATGTACAAAAATTCATTTTTTACTAAAAGAAAAGGTGACTTTGAGTAAAAAGAATGTATCTATGAGTATATTTATATGATATGACCAAAAATGCAATGCCATTACTTTCAGACAATCAGGCAGTTATACCTGATTTCAGATTTCTAGTTTTTCCAAAAGAACAAGACAATAAAACGATCTTCGTCCTTGAAGGGAGTAATCAGATTGATGCAAACAGCTTCCTATTCCGATTGTATATTCATCTAGGACAAATTTCATAAAATTCATGTTATTGGGTGACTTCAAATTTGGAAGAAAAGACGGACTATTAAATAGCTATTGACAGTTCACGAACGCGTACTGACCTAATTTCGAGACTTAGGAAACACAAAAAAACAAATGCCAAACAGAACTATTGCATATATGCTAGCCAGCGCAACAATCTATTTGGCATTATCAACTAATCTAAACTCAAAACTTATTTATCTGTAAATTATATTCTTATTTTAGTGTACCGTGAACTCAAAAACCTCTAAGCTCAATTGACCCGAGTTTGCTGAGAAGGATATTTTCCCTTTAGAATCACCTATTTTAATTAAAGCTGTTGCAATACCTGCTTCTGCACTAATTTCGCCTACATTCATTATTGAAACATCACTCTCTGTTGTTAGATTAACAACTTCAGAATAATCAGGAATCACAGTTCCATTGTCATCCACAGCGGCAATATATAAGAACAGTGCATCCTTGCATCCGGCTTGCGGTGCCTTTCCGCTTTCATCGAGCCACAGCTTTAATTTTGTAGCTTTCTCAGGAGTCCTAACAACTTTTTCAATGCTTTGCTGGTCATCTAATATCCCAACTGCCTTAAGCATTCCTGCTTTAAACCTGTCCACTTTAAATGTAAATGGAGCATGAGCTAAATTATTGGAAATGTTATTGTCATCAGGTTTTTGTTCGGCAATTAAACTGTCATTCAAAAACAATTTCACCCGATCACAATTACTAAATACACTCACATCCAAAGGAGATTTTTCATTCCAATAAGTCGCAATTTCCAAAACGACTTCCTCATCTGTATCTTTTTGACTTTGGTAAAATCCGTAGCTTAATTTAGGCAGTCGATAAATATCCATAATACCCGAAGCTTCAATATCATCATGATATCCTCGATTGTAATCGTACATAACCCAATATCCATCAGCGAAAGCTGTTGTATTAAAATTATCGTTATGAGATTCCTGTATGTTTTTTGCTTGTTGTAGCAATCTTTTCTCCCCATAAGCACGAAGCTGTCTACTGCTCGCTTCGAATCTCTTATTTTTAGATAATTTATCTTGGTTCAAACCTGCATTACTAGAGTAATATTCCCAATCGCCATACTCCGAAACCACATATGGTTTAGTTTGAACTTCATATTCATGAATTATTCTATGTTGACGTGCTTGTAGAAAAATATCATAGACATCGTCCATCCAACCACAAGAGTATGTGTTTTCACTAGGATATTCAGCATGAACAATTCTATCCAATTCCTCCATAAAGAAAATTGGCATTGCCGTTTCATTTAAAGACACTTCCCAAGCCAAAACACAAGGATGGTTACGGTCACGGCGAATTAATTCAGCCGATGAACGATAACAATACTCTCTAAATAGATCGTTGTCCAAATAATACTGCCAGCCAAGAATAGCATCAATCACAACAATTCCTAATTCATCACAGGCATCCATAAAAGAAGGCGATTGCGGATAATGAGATAGTCGGATGTAATCGAAACCAGCATCCTTAATTTTTTTAGCATCACGATACTGTGCATTGTCTGATAAGGCATACCCAATAAACGGATATTCCTGATGCCGGTTAACTCCTCTCAAAAATGTTTTTTTGCCGTTGATATACAGTTCATTGCTTTCAAAAGCAAACTCTCTAATTCCAACCCGAGTCATCTCCTTATCGAGCACTTCACCATCAGCTATTACACAAGTTTCAATTTTGTATAAGTTTGGATTTTTGGGCGACCACAATTTCGCATTTGGCATGGAAATTTCTTTCACAAACTCATGTTCTCCATTCGATTTAAGATGAAAAGATTTCGTTCTCAGCTTTGTTACTAATTCGCCAGCATAAAATATGGAATGAAGTAACTCAATATTTCGATCTTCCTTACTTTCATTAACAACATGCGTCTTTACCTTAAGTACAGATTCTTTTTCAGACACTTTTGGAAAAGTAACGAAAACGCCACCACCTGCAACTCTATTGGCCAGGACTGGGTGAGAAATATGAATTTTATTTTTAAAAATCAGCCACGCATTTCGGTACAAACCTCCATACATATTAAAGTCCAACTTCTTTAGTGGTTTAGGACCTGTAATCGGATTATCGGTATTGTTTAAGCGGATAGCCAGAATGTTTTCCGCTCCTTTTTTTACATATTTAGTAACATTAATTACTACAGGCAAATAGCCTCCCTGATGCACTGTCAGAAGCACTCCATTCAACCAAATTTTAGAATGACTCATTGCGGCTTCCAACTCAAGAATTATCTTTTTGTCTTCATCGGTTTCCAAAACAGTAAAGTTTTTACGATACCAGCATGTTCCTTGCCATTGATCATTAACCACCAATGGCTCTAAGTGAGCTGTATGTGGCAAACTAACGTCTTCCCATGCCAAATCATTGTAGTCTGAAAGATGAAATTGATCCTCCGAAATACTCGACTCATCAACTAATTTAAACTTCCAATCCGCATTTATCCTGATTTTCTCTTCTTGTTTTTGCTCACACGATCCAAGAAATACGATCCCTGATAACAACACCACTAAAAATATAGCTTGTTTCATTGCTTTCTAATCTAATTTCAAGATTTACTTCTTCTTGGACTTTTTGTATTCACCCGTTACAGTATGAAAACCTATTTCAACTCCATCTATCATTTGTTGATACAATTCAGGCTTTTCTTTTTTCACCCACTCCAATACATCAACAGCTCCAGGATAAACAGGATGAAAAACATCACTTACCGGCTCGTTTAGAGTATCCAACTCCAGAGTTTCCTTTCTCATTTTCTCAAGCACCTTTTGATACTTAGGATTCTCTGCCAGATTATTCAACTCCTGTGGATCATTTTTTAAATTGTATAACTCCTCTTTGGGCTTAGAGTCTGCAAAAAAGAATGCCTGAGCAGGAGTCAGCTTTCCTTCTTCCTTTAAAGTTCTCATAATATGAACTGCTGGTCGGTAAAATTCCAGATATGCCTGATGAGCATCGTAAGGAATCTCAGGTTTATCGTTTCGAATATATTTCCATTCGTCCGAAGTTATCGCGCGAATTTTTTCCTGAACTTCGTCCCATAAATCTCGGGCAGCATAAACGTATTCTCTATTAAATTCCGGATGGAAGACTGGCTTTCCAGTCATATAATCAGGAGTTTCAATCCCTGCAAAATCAAGCACTGTAGCTGTAATATCTGTTGATGCAACAACATCTTTTCTTATTTTCCCACCTGCCAATTCATTTGGAGAATACACGATAAAAGGAATTCGTAAACCAGGATCCTGTAAATATCCTTTTCCGCGGATATTGCATCGACCATTGTCTCCAATAAAAATAACGATGGTGTTTTTGGCAATTCCCTTATCTTCCAATTCTTTGAATATCAAACCAATTTCGTTATCCAGAAATTCAATTTGATCCAAATACTTCGCCCAATCTAATCGAATCACTGGATGATCGGCCATAAATGCAGGCATCACTACCGAATCAGGATTAACCGGGTGTGTAGAATTGTTTCGTACTTCAGTCCACCAATCACCTCGATGACTTGCCACCAATTGTATTTGAGCAAAAAATGGTTCATCTTCTTTTTCGAAATTATCATACTTATCGAATAGACCGAATTTGGTTTTACCATTCCATTCGCCTATAGCTTCATGTTTAAAGTTCACATCAATTTTGCGCCCCTTTTTCATTACAGCATGATTCCCTAAAATACAAGTATAACCAGCGTCTCGTAGTAAAGAGGTGAATGGTTTGTAATTTTGATTCAATGGCACATCCCTATTACTTCTGTGATTTTGAGCATTAATTTTTAACTGATGCGTACCAACCATCATAGACGATCGACTCGGAGAACAAATTGGATTGGTGACAAAACAATTGTCAAATCGGACTCCTTGCTCCGCCATTTTATTCAAGTTCGGTGTTTTTACTGCTGGCATGCCGTAACACTCCAAATCCAAACTCATATCTTCGGCCATCAACCAAATAATATTCGGTTTTTCCTGCGCCTTAGCACTAATTAATGTGAGAGAAAACAAACACGCCAACAATACTTTATTCATGATAAGATCGAAATTTAATTAGTATAGTATGATTCCTTATTGGGTACAGCTTCCTGTTCCCAAGCACTTAACTCTTTTGCCAAGTTTTTAGCAATGGCCGTTTTCACAAAAATCAAGTTGTTAACTTCTCCCTTATCCTCCTTAACGTTATACAGTTGCAATAATCCGCTATGGTATTTAATTAATTTCCAATCACCGGAAATGATTGCTGCATATTGATCTTCGTAAGAGCGGAAAAAATATAGATTACGTTCTTTAAATTCTTCTCCTTTTAGAAGAGGAAGCAGACTTTTCCCTTGTATTTGTTTCTCGGCACATTTCTTTCCTGATGCTATTTCAACTAAAGTTGGATACACATCGAGAGTCTGAATAGGAGTTTCGCACGTAGTATTCGCCTTGGTAACGCCAGGATAATACAAGACAAAAGGTACGCGGGCGCCACCTTCTCCAAGCGTATTTCCACCATTCTTTTTCCCTCTAAGCGGGAAATTCGTGAAATAACCTCCTTGATCAGATGTAAATAAGATCACCGTATTATCGGCAAGGCCTTTTTCCTCTAAAGCTTTTCGAATTCTTCCCAATGACTCATCCACAGCAGTAACCATCGCGCCATATTCAGCATATCTATCTTCCCAGCCTTTGGCTTTGTACTGAGCAATTAAATCTTTTCGACCTACCTGAGGCCCATGAACACCATAGTGCCACATAGTTAAACTAAATGGTTGTTTCTTATCGTAATTCTTAATAAAATCTTCCGCCTTATCTGTTAAAACATCCGTTAAATACTGATCGTCAGGAATATCCTCCAAAGGATTATTTTCTTTAAAAAAAGGCTGATAGTAACCTTTAGGATGTCCAAAATTACTGGTTCCATATTGTTCATCGAATCCTTGGTGAATTGGATGATAGGGTTCGTGACCTAAATGCCATTTCCCAATAAACAGGTTGTAGTAACCCAGCTCTTTTAAACGTTCAGCGTAAGTAACTTCCTCCAATGGTAACCAGTTGATAGAAGGCATTTGAACAGGATCATTTTTCCAATAATTGTATTTCTTAGAATTCCTTCCAAATTTGTCCTCTTCGGTAATGTGTCGAGGCATTTCTAAGCGAATGGACTCTTTCCCAGTTAACAGAGACGCACGACTTGGACTACAAGTAGGCGTTGTAATATATGCTCTTTCAAAATTTACACCTTCTTGTTTTAGCTGATCGATATTAGGCGTTTCAAATTCCGGATTTATATATCCAACATCTGCCCATCCTAAATCATCTACAAAAAACACAACTACATTTGGTTTATCCTTTGCTGCTACGTGCAAACTTGCCAATAAAATAAATGCTATAATTACCTGTTTTATCATTATTTTGCTTTTTTAAAATATCTAAGTACGAATATTACATTTTTTAAGTCCTGTTTTGTCTTTCCAAGTTAAGTTCTTGTATTTCTCCGTAAAATCAATAGAAATAAGTGGATTTAACGCTTACCAATATATTTTTAAGCGCTAAAATCTTCCCTTAAAAAAATCTACAGCTATTTTATAAGCTTATAAATATTCGCTGTTCTTTTTTGAAAATCGCTCTAGAATTTCAGCTTGTTTTTTATCTAGCTTTTGATTTCCCAGAAACCAGAAAACTCTGCGTGAGATTAAAATATTGGAGTGAGTAAGGAGTGAAAACAATGGCTTTATGATCTCTTCGGAATTTTGATCATTTTTATCGAGTAGAGTCAACAGTAAATCGACTTCGTGATAAGTTTTCAAATTAGATAATTGTCCATATATCTTCCTGTAAAAATCAGGAGTAAGATTTGCCTTGCTATGAACCAATGATTGCAAACAAGCCACTCTTTGTTCTGAATCATCAGAATTGAACAGATCCAGAATAGAGCGGCAATAAATTTCTTCCGGTGCATTCTCCAAATAGCTTATCACACTCCTTTTTACACTTGAAGATTCCAGTTTGTATTGTTCTTTAACCAAGTTAAGCAATTGCGGTTCGTAGTCTTTCCGACTGATTAAAAGCTTTATTGTAAAAAGTTTGTGAGCAATATCTCCATGATTCAAATAATCTGTAAAATCCTGATTATTTGCCGAATCACCAGTTATCTTTTTAATAATTTCCTGCAACTGTCCGTTCGCCCAATGCCAAAGAGTAAAACAGGTTAAGACAGCACCTTTTACATATGTACTTTCATCAATATCCAGAACAGTAGCACTCGAATGTATATCAACAGCTCCATTCTGTTCATTTTGAGTACTAACAATATTATCTATATGAACCGTTTTAAATGGAGAATTTTCATCTTTTAAAATCAGATGAAGTTTTTTATAATCATGAGCTGTAAATAACTCTCCCTTTGCCTTTTCAAGATGAACATCTGGTTTTAATTCAAATCGTTGATAGCTTCCAATGTCATTCCAAAAAATTTTTACAGTGTCAATTTTACAGATATCATCTGCACAATAAACGGACGGAACATTCAGATAAAACTCTTTATCAGGAGTTTCAAAAAGGCTGTATTTTATTAG contains:
- a CDS encoding alpha-1,3-galactosidase-related protein, which encodes MKRNRTIVSVLSLLAVILCVSWVNRAEEGEKVLFTNSISEDATPAVLARIMQAKENSISEIKFEKGTYHFYPDKGQEEFCHISNHCDVMVSTAFPIRDFKNLTIDGQGSTFIFHGIMIPFLIDQSKNITVKNLSVDWHEPFYSEGLIIANDEVKKTFDMQISEAYPYEIRNDQIYFIKEYYEHSLGQTILFDPARKAIAYNTEAYTNLTTVKKASVSRYTENIKYKYEVDLRSPEYKNLGRENRLFVEELKPGVVRIHNHGKKMPQVGMILTAKGEQGFNRVAPAFRVTHTYGFNANNVTVHHAGGMGLIAENSADLILDHFNVTPSNGRMVSTTADATHFVGCRGKVELKNCILTNQLDDASNIHGTYQKIVDVLDDYRIGVRMGHSQQQGFQIGIPKDTLGLVRLSNSFFPYNHLTIKSTEYINGRYQIITLNEKLPVEVQVGDLIENLTAYPELLVENCIISGNRARGLLLSTPKKTVIRNNFFSTEMEALLIPVESGHWYESGNGANIKITGNVFQDCNHSGLNRGIIRFETDDDNENIAFNNIEITNNKINHFDNLILEISNTNNLIFKNNTIVNSGTFPMLYPENPAIKVKSSKNIVFEDNTYSGDAELILASDESIPNLKFH
- a CDS encoding glycoside hydrolase family 2 TIM barrel-domain containing protein, encoding MKQAIFLVVLLSGIVFLGSCEQKQEEKIRINADWKFKLVDESSISEDQFHLSDYNDLAWEDVSLPHTAHLEPLVVNDQWQGTCWYRKNFTVLETDEDKKIILELEAAMSHSKIWLNGVLLTVHQGGYLPVVINVTKYVKKGAENILAIRLNNTDNPITGPKPLKKLDFNMYGGLYRNAWLIFKNKIHISHPVLANRVAGGGVFVTFPKVSEKESVLKVKTHVVNESKEDRNIELLHSIFYAGELVTKLRTKSFHLKSNGEHEFVKEISMPNAKLWSPKNPNLYKIETCVIADGEVLDKEMTRVGIREFAFESNELYINGKKTFLRGVNRHQEYPFIGYALSDNAQYRDAKKIKDAGFDYIRLSHYPQSPSFMDACDELGIVVIDAILGWQYYLDNDLFREYCYRSSAELIRRDRNHPCVLAWEVSLNETAMPIFFMEELDRIVHAEYPSENTYSCGWMDDVYDIFLQARQHRIIHEYEVQTKPYVVSEYGDWEYYSSNAGLNQDKLSKNKRFEASSRQLRAYGEKRLLQQAKNIQESHNDNFNTTAFADGYWVMYDYNRGYHDDIEASGIMDIYRLPKLSYGFYQSQKDTDEEVVLEIATYWNEKSPLDVSVFSNCDRVKLFLNDSLIAEQKPDDNNISNNLAHAPFTFKVDRFKAGMLKAVGILDDQQSIEKVVRTPEKATKLKLWLDESGKAPQAGCKDALFLYIAAVDDNGTVIPDYSEVVNLTTESDVSIMNVGEISAEAGIATALIKIGDSKGKISFSANSGQLSLEVFEFTVH
- a CDS encoding sulfatase family protein encodes the protein MNKVLLACLFSLTLISAKAQEKPNIIWLMAEDMSLDLECYGMPAVKTPNLNKMAEQGVRFDNCFVTNPICSPSRSSMMVGTHQLKINAQNHRSNRDVPLNQNYKPFTSLLRDAGYTCILGNHAVMKKGRKIDVNFKHEAIGEWNGKTKFGLFDKYDNFEKEDEPFFAQIQLVASHRGDWWTEVRNNSTHPVNPDSVVMPAFMADHPVIRLDWAKYLDQIEFLDNEIGLIFKELEDKGIAKNTIVIFIGDNGRCNIRGKGYLQDPGLRIPFIVYSPNELAGGKIRKDVVASTDITATVLDFAGIETPDYMTGKPVFHPEFNREYVYAARDLWDEVQEKIRAITSDEWKYIRNDKPEIPYDAHQAYLEFYRPAVHIMRTLKEEGKLTPAQAFFFADSKPKEELYNLKNDPQELNNLAENPKYQKVLEKMRKETLELDTLNEPVSDVFHPVYPGAVDVLEWVKKEKPELYQQMIDGVEIGFHTVTGEYKKSKKK
- a CDS encoding sulfatase, which codes for MIKQVIIAFILLASLHVAAKDKPNVVVFFVDDLGWADVGYINPEFETPNIDQLKQEGVNFERAYITTPTCSPSRASLLTGKESIRLEMPRHITEEDKFGRNSKKYNYWKNDPVQMPSINWLPLEEVTYAERLKELGYYNLFIGKWHLGHEPYHPIHQGFDEQYGTSNFGHPKGYYQPFFKENNPLEDIPDDQYLTDVLTDKAEDFIKNYDKKQPFSLTMWHYGVHGPQVGRKDLIAQYKAKGWEDRYAEYGAMVTAVDESLGRIRKALEEKGLADNTVILFTSDQGGYFTNFPLRGKKNGGNTLGEGGARVPFVLYYPGVTKANTTCETPIQTLDVYPTLVEIASGKKCAEKQIQGKSLLPLLKGEEFKERNLYFFRSYEDQYAAIISGDWKLIKYHSGLLQLYNVKEDKGEVNNLIFVKTAIAKNLAKELSAWEQEAVPNKESYYTN